From Aythya fuligula isolate bAytFul2 chromosome 20, bAytFul2.pri, whole genome shotgun sequence, a single genomic window includes:
- the LOC116497120 gene encoding caspase-1-like isoform X1, with amino-acid sequence MADQELLRVRADFVERVRKPVISKLLDDLLAHKVLSQGEVDEVQEGNAVTGDKARCLIDAVRLKGSKASQIFIDSLRKHDHTLVEQLGLATGSGSPGVQPPVSIQGQQWIRQCSLSEYQRIQEAEGNQIYPILLPRETRTRRALLICNTEFEYLSQREGAEVDVKEMTKLLEGLGYRVDFHENLTSQEMDVVMKDFAGHKDHLTSDSTFLVFMSHGRRTGLCGTKSRDETTDILSLDTIYENFNNKHCKALIGKPKVVIIQSCRGDNSGAVLVSDSAISKMPALSSDSTNAVKQQCRELRLIHLESDFATLYSSTPDTISWRSPVTGSIFIQRLVEQFRSHAFNSDLQELFRKVQRSFEDFPKQLPTQERTTMLRKFYLFPGH; translated from the exons ATGGCGG accaggagctgctgagggtgCGCGCGGACTTCGTGGAGCGTGTGCGGAAGCCGGTGATCTCGAAGCTTCTGGATGACCTCCTGGCCCACAAGGTGCTGAGCCAGGGAGAAGTGGATGAGGTGCAAGAAGGCAATGCAGTGACAGGTGACAAGGCCCGTTGCCTCATTGACGCTGTGCGCCTGAAGGGCTCCAAGGCCAGCCAGATCTTCATCGACAGCCTCAGGAAGCATGATCACACCTTGGTGGAGCAGCTGGGTCTGGCCACTGGCTCGG GGTCCCCTGGTGTGCAGCCCCCTGTTAGCATCCAGGGCCAGCAGTGGATCCGGCAGTGCTCCCTAAGCGAGTACCAGCGCATCCAGGAAGCAGAGGGAAATCAG ATCTATCCCATACTCTTGCCACGGGAGACACGAACCCGTAGGGCTCTGCTCATCTGCAACACAGAGTTTGAGTACCTCAGCCAGCGAGAGGGGGCTGAAGTGGATGTGAAGGAAATGACgaagctgctggaggggctgggctACAGGGTGGACTTCCATGAAAACTTAACTTCCCAG GAGATGGATGTGGTCATGAAGGATTTTGCAGGTCACAAAGATCATTTGACCTCTGACAGCACCTTCCTGGTGTTCATGTCCCACGGACGTAGGACTGGGCTCTGCGGAACCAAGAGCAGAGATGAGACCACAGACATCCTTTCCCTTGACACCATATATGAGAACTTCAACAACAAGCACTGCAAGGCACTGATTGGCAAACCCAAGGTGGTTATTATCCAGTCCTGCCGTGGAG ACAACAGTGGGGCGGTGCTGGTGTCTGACTCGGCCATCTCCAAGATGCCTGCTCTCAGCTCAGACAGCACGAACGCTGTAAAACAGCAATGTAGAGAACTCAGATTAATTCACCTGGAGAGTGATTTTGCCACTTTATATTCCTCCACACCTG ATACCATCTCCTGGAGAAGCCCAGTAACAGGCTCCATTTTTATCCAGAGACTGGTAGAGCAGTTTCGAAGCCATGCCTTTAACAGTGACTTGCAGGAGTTGTTCCGAAAG GTCCAACGTTCCTTTGAAGACTTCCCTAAGCAGTTGCCAACACAAGAAAGGACTACAATGCTCAGAAAGTTCTATCTCTTCCCAGGCCACTGA
- the LOC116497120 gene encoding caspase-1-like isoform X2: MADQELLRVRADFVERVRKPVISKLLDDLLAHKVLSQGEVDEVQEGNAVTGDKARCLIDAVRLKGSKASQIFIDSLRKHDHTLVEQLGLATGSGSPGVQPPVSIQGQQWIRQCSLSEYQRIQEAEGNQIYPILLPRETRTRRALLICNTEFEYLSQREGAEVDVKEMTKLLEGLGYRVDFHENLTSQEMDVVMKDFAGHKDHLTSDSTFLVFMSHGRRTGLCGTKSRDETTDILSLDTIYENFNNKHCKALIGKPKVVIIQSCRGDTISWRSPVTGSIFIQRLVEQFRSHAFNSDLQELFRKVQRSFEDFPKQLPTQERTTMLRKFYLFPGH; this comes from the exons ATGGCGG accaggagctgctgagggtgCGCGCGGACTTCGTGGAGCGTGTGCGGAAGCCGGTGATCTCGAAGCTTCTGGATGACCTCCTGGCCCACAAGGTGCTGAGCCAGGGAGAAGTGGATGAGGTGCAAGAAGGCAATGCAGTGACAGGTGACAAGGCCCGTTGCCTCATTGACGCTGTGCGCCTGAAGGGCTCCAAGGCCAGCCAGATCTTCATCGACAGCCTCAGGAAGCATGATCACACCTTGGTGGAGCAGCTGGGTCTGGCCACTGGCTCGG GGTCCCCTGGTGTGCAGCCCCCTGTTAGCATCCAGGGCCAGCAGTGGATCCGGCAGTGCTCCCTAAGCGAGTACCAGCGCATCCAGGAAGCAGAGGGAAATCAG ATCTATCCCATACTCTTGCCACGGGAGACACGAACCCGTAGGGCTCTGCTCATCTGCAACACAGAGTTTGAGTACCTCAGCCAGCGAGAGGGGGCTGAAGTGGATGTGAAGGAAATGACgaagctgctggaggggctgggctACAGGGTGGACTTCCATGAAAACTTAACTTCCCAG GAGATGGATGTGGTCATGAAGGATTTTGCAGGTCACAAAGATCATTTGACCTCTGACAGCACCTTCCTGGTGTTCATGTCCCACGGACGTAGGACTGGGCTCTGCGGAACCAAGAGCAGAGATGAGACCACAGACATCCTTTCCCTTGACACCATATATGAGAACTTCAACAACAAGCACTGCAAGGCACTGATTGGCAAACCCAAGGTGGTTATTATCCAGTCCTGCCGTGGAG ATACCATCTCCTGGAGAAGCCCAGTAACAGGCTCCATTTTTATCCAGAGACTGGTAGAGCAGTTTCGAAGCCATGCCTTTAACAGTGACTTGCAGGAGTTGTTCCGAAAG GTCCAACGTTCCTTTGAAGACTTCCCTAAGCAGTTGCCAACACAAGAAAGGACTACAATGCTCAGAAAGTTCTATCTCTTCCCAGGCCACTGA